atgacccggggagaattgcctgaggacgaaactttggccagacaaataacccggcggtctaagtcaatgatcgttatcaaCGGCGAGCTGGATCGTCGCAGTgttactggaactttccagcgttgtgtttcccctgaggaaggtcaagaaattttacgtgaaattcatgaaggggattgtggccaaggcttttcgtcatggtttttattggctgacggctcatgctgatgcagaggacttggtcagtaaatgtgacgggtgTCAGAGGTtgtcgcgacgggctcatgtgccggctcaagaattgaggatgattccaattacttggccatttgtggtctgggggcttgatatggttgggccttttaaaagatctaaagataagaagacccacctcttggtggcggttgacaagttcacaaagtgggttgaagcagagccagttagtaagtgtgacgcagccacagcggttcagttcatgaagagggtgatatttcgctttgggtTTCCACAcagcctggccctgcggcgctccagcagttcttccttggcagagcatctagccagcacaatgggtcttcccggctcgacaaactctgtccgggtgattacaatgtccgggtcatcggccggttgagctgagctggggatctccgggttatcagaaccctcCCTGACTTGTTCTTCGGTTGGAGCGGTGGTGTCAGGAGCTGAGGCAGACGGCGGTTCAGGGGCAGAAGCCTccggttcagtcaagaccggctcttcgaccggtttactttgcttcgccctcttgctgagttttgcttgagcactgaagagacaaaaggttagtacaaaagcatgtgTAAGATAAGCGCAacataagctgatcatcattacccgggtgcggtcttgaaagccggcaagttggattgcatggagtcaccggaggaaggcgaagtttcctgataatttgagtcagaagaattgagcggttgacgagtgacgcccgccaaaggttgaaaaggatataagttggagataacctcggtccggcgcttccttgatgcttcaggtaagccggaggagaggtctgcatccttgttggtccgggtgtgcctccggctctcatgaatctgccgcttcaaaagaaattgaggatcttgataagctaaaggatgtgaaaatcttactttccgggttactcttcggactttcagccttggcaagggccccgagtcggaggaaaggatagttacctcttcagtcaccgggttactcgctccggtgtcctcctgctggtAATCAGTATTGGTAAGGTGGTTAAgaacaaacaaaaacaaaagaagagcataagaatcaagggctacctctgactcggaggtatcaTCCAGATGAAGCAGGTCTGaagcgctaggcttactccccttcttgcggggagcggctctcctggcggctttcttaaccTTCCTGGCCTTtttagcagcttcatggtcatatctgaccttccagaacttatcattagcctgtaagGTACAACAAGAGTTAGTAAGCTAAGGCAAAATCATTAAAATGAAAGGAGAAGTACTTGGGTCAATGGTTTACCGCAGgagccgggttagtcttgcagaaagggcttaggccCACTCTCCCAcaatctgccaagctctcgttcagaaGTGACTTGGTTGTCTCATCAATAACATCTTCAGGTAAGTCTTCTGGGCTGTGCAGTAGAGGATCATCTTTCTGGCCTGAGTACTCACACATCAagctggggcggcggcttaagggaatcacccgccaagcaacccagacccggaccagatctaCACCATTTAAGCCGTTTCCCAGAAGATCTTTGATTTTATTGATGGTGGGCAtaagtggttgacgctcagcttgagatagtttgtctggtAGAGGGTGATGTGACTCCAGatgcagggcacgaaagccgggcagagggctctcatcagccggagaagtatcctggcagtagaaccatgtctggttccagtcctttgggtggcttggtggCTCAGCATagggaaagaggcaatctctccgtcgttggattgaaatcccgccgagttccaagctaggcccgttggcacactcgttctggcggtttagataaaacagctccctaaagagcagtagactgggttcttctccaagatatacctcacagaacacttgaaagttacaaatatttgacacggaattgggtccaatgtcttgaggtcgcagatcgaagaagttcagaacatctctaaagaattttgagccgggaggtgcaaaaccccggctcatgtgatcagcaaatatcaccacttctccatctcttggttgaggtttttcttcggacgggtcaggggcacgataagacatgacctcctttttaggcaggtaacccgtcttcacgagaTCAGCTAAAGTatcatcagtaacattggatctcatccagttgcacgtaatgggtgtcttgggagccttgggcggcattgtgaaagacgaaaacctatgacaaagggaaatatccggttcaaatataagccggaggaagattaCAGTTCAGtgttcaagatggcggcttatgaaggggcctaatgacatatggctaattgtgtcgggttatctaagccgctatGGGCATCatgagtaattcaagttgtttaaaattctgtcacgaatgagccggaaattttgcagcgcatggcctcttttaagccggagatatgagccgccatggctgacggatgcaatttttgactaagtgtggcccaaacaagtttcacagatcgcaataattattttggatcaaacgatcgtctaaaaaggaaaaatttctagacctagaaagctgatacagagaagttcataagctcagAACGAGCTCTTTTCTGCGGACAGAGGGGATCTACTAACATAAAATGAGTTCGAAACCACTACCGCAGGAGTTCTACCCTGTTTCCGGATCAAAAGGGGTCGCGGTGGAAGAACTGTGAAGAACTcgggaagaactacgaagaacagaggaagaactgcGGAACCCTAATGCGAATCTATTGTAGGGAGGTGCAAGGACTTACTGGCGCTGATGAGATGcgaaggtcgccgccgtttctctggaccagctcagggtgatgcagcggccgaagttgaggaagaccagggggcgcggcggcggcggaggagctcaaGCTCGGGGGcgacagaggaggaagacgaggtcgAGAAGTGATGAgggcttatgggccgggcctatttataaagGGCAGTTCATAAAGGGGCGCGAGAAATGAGGAGACATGATTATCTTGCCGCAGAAAACGCCTCGGTCCTCGGGATGGtctttaaagataagatccgttgagatatgacagaataaaaaaataaatttagtggaagatgacgtcatggcgggttaccaggaatccaggagatgacgtcacggcgggttataacctttgcacaaagcagaagccggaagattttgaagattgacgtgaaccggttcaaatcaatctggggcctaatgttgaggatataaccattagagtcacccgcccaggaggggccgggttactcgtaatgatcatcacgtgaagcccagtaccaagctcgAAGACGGCGGGTTAGacatgggcttaagacccggagaaggcttaaggcccgtagtgataaaccgccattatggcaaaacttgtagtataaggcaagaatagttaagagtccgagccggacactgatataagccggccgggactctgagaaccgctgggcgtcaacctctctatataaagggacgacccggcggcggttcagggacaagtaagatcaaatcgataaccagagagggcggtttagctcctggtcgtcgaaaccctaatcaataccacctcgaactggacgtatgctcttaccttcaccgtaaggggccgaactagtataatcctcgtgtcccttgtcccgcttaacccctttaagcttcctagctgcgatggctccacgactaagtccttgcacgaggacatctgccgtgacaattccacgacacattaTCTTTTCCCAATTGTGAAAGCTATATCAAGAAGAAATCAAGGGATCGATTGATAAATTAGGTTGTCTGAACGGCTAGAATGtactacgtactccctccgtcccataatataagagcgttttgacactaatacgctcttatattatgggacggagggagtacataactgGTACATCCAAAATAGATTCTCATGACCGAACTCAAGCCAAGCAATTTATTTTCAACAAAGATATCAAAGGGTAACACCTTCGGATACAACGCTAGAGACAAAGATTAACGGAGAAAAATCATCGGAAAGGAAAAAAGGATACAAACTAGAATTCACAGACAATTTTAAGCGGCAGTTACATTTTCGAAGCTTCGTCACAAACAATCTGATGAAAGGTACCGATCATAAGGAACAATCTGTCCTTTCGTCATCATAAAAAAAGCTGGAACTTGATCGCAGTCGTAGCTTTTGAAATAAAAAACTTGTAGCTGAACACGCCATCACAAAAGCGTCAGGGTCTTGATCCTGGAGAATTTCGCTGGCAGGGCATGCTCGTCTTCCTCGTCGATCCGGAAGCAGTTGCGCACCCAAAGAACCTCTAGGAGAGGGCAGCACTCCAGGACAACGGTCAGGTCACCGACGGTGAGGGAAATGTCATAGAGCTCCAGGGAACGCAGCTCCAGCAGAGACGACTCTTGTATAACACGGCCAAGGAAGAGGTCACGGCAGGATACAAGCCGAAGGGTGGTCAGCGAGGGTGATCTGCAAACAATAGTGCAATGTTTTTAACTTTTTATAGGAGCACAGTGGACGGACTAGTTAGGTAGTATGGGAATTTTTACGAATTAGTCATAAAAACTCGAGCAGAAAGCTAAGTAACGGATGAAAAAACACCTCTCCACTATATACTTCATGAGCTCATCGGTGACAAATAGCTTGCCGGCGAACGACCGAAGCTGTCCGTCGGAACGATCGACGGCCGCCTTTGCCATTGCGCACAGGACATCATCGTCCTTCCAGAACACGACCTGGTGTTTGTCCATGTCCACGGCTCGCCACAATTCTAGCAACTTGGCCGCCTCGAGCCACGAGCGGCACGCGAGGCCGGCGCCCATGAGGACGTCGACGGCGCCGACCCGGGGGAAGATCAATGAGAGAACGTCGAGGGGCAGCAGCGACCAGTCCCTGGCCGGCGGCTCAGACACGAGCGGCGCCGCGTCGTCCATCGATGATACTACTAATAGATCGATTTCCTGAAAACAGTCGTCAGAGCGTCCGGTGAATTCAGAGACCAATTTATGGATTTTTTTTAGGCAAACCAATTTATGGGCCAGCAGAGCCGGGGCAGGTGTGCAGCATTCTAGGCCGAATCTTTTTTTGCATTCTGGGCCGAATCGCCTGCCAACAACCTTAGGAATTATGATGATTgctcaaatgaaaaagaaaaactacGGAGGGAGTTAAAAGTATAAACAAAGATTGGAGTAGTATAAATTAGAGTATAAAAACCTTGGGAATTATGATGATTGCTTCTTATAAACGATGTAACTCTTGTTGAGAATGAACAGATCGTGCCAAATGACTTTTTCTCCATAACTACTAACTAGGCATCAAAGTTAACGAGATCGATCCTTATCACTTATCCGATTCTTTCTCTCACGTTAGCATCAACAATTATTTAAATAAGAGTCATCTGAGTCACACCTTTATTTTGTACAAAAAAACTCACACCCTTACAGATGTCCTTACGAATGATTTTTCTTCTTGAACACACAAAATTTTCTGTGTGTCAATGTTGTTACAATTGATCTCAAGTCATAATAGACCGCGAGAAGATGGGGTACTTTTGGGGGCACCCAGAAGTAACGAATATGTTTGCTCCTTGGCCTATCAGAGCCTCATATAAAAGATGAGGTCGTGTATCCCTACAAAAATACACATGCATGGCTTAAACCCTAAGAGGGCTAGCTTTCGGCCATTAAAAAGGGGCGTTGAACGATTGAACGTTGTCTACCACCACTGCCCACAAAAAAGAGAGTGTCGACGGCGACCTACATGTCTACTTTGACCCTGTTGCCCCTTCTTCATGACTACCAACCATGGAATGTTTTCTAATGCTCTTTGCCTGTATTGTTACTGCTTGCCCCGCATATGTTTTGGGTGTTGTAGTTACCACATCGTTCTCAATCATCTCAAAACAATCCTAGGCATCAGTGTTGTCCTAAACTAATCATTCCAGTTTCTAGATCAAGCGTATCAACACACGTCACACTCTCAAGATGTGTAGCAACACATATCCTCCCCACATTTCTTTCACAGTTGCCAAAGGACTATTGACAATGAATCAAGGGATGGATTGATAAAGGTGATTGCGGAGAGCTCGTATTGGCACCGCATCTCATGGTTGCATTTTTCACACTCACCCTATTAGCCACCGCATAGCTAGGAATTTGACAAAATCTTCGTTTCAGAGTAATTGTTTTATGAGGAGCTTACACCCCCTTTACAAAGTTTACAATTCTCGATGCAGAACTATGGCATAGATTAGAACTTACCTCTTGCTTACAAAGGGTAGTATTGGCAATTTACATATTGTAAACATCCAGGAAAAAACATTGTGAAGGTACGTAGCTTTAAAAGCACCTCTCCATGTCCATCTTCCCGAAGTACTCGTTGGGCACAACCGCACATCGTGGATCGTGGGATGAGTTGGACGCTGACGCTGCGAAGCAAGTGCACCGGCAGAAGTTCTAGTGTTACAGTGTTGTGGTAGCGGAGAGACGACTGGCAGGATCTCGAATGGCGGAGCGGGGATTCCACGAGAACGATCGAAGATTGAAAAACTAATCTCTTGCTTAACACTGATGGATGAAGAATATCATTTTAAAAGTTTttagggggaggggggcagggggtGGTACCGAAGCATAGCTCTTGTTTTATATGTAATTGTTACAATGATACATAAAGTTTGTAACAAAGATTATGTTGTATGCATGTCTATCTACTAGATCCATACTTGGCGCTTACCGCACGTTTTGAGGCTTGGAATAGGCGGTCCGTTGAAATTGAATACTACCCTCATCACCGAACTCAAATTAAGCTGTTGTTTTTCTCAACAAACATAATATAACGAAAACCCCTTCTGATACATCACTAGACAAAGATAAAATGTATCAGGTAGATAAAAAATAACCAACCACAGTTAAGCGCcatatatctctactcctaatgtttcagttggtagtctccgttccacggttaattttcgtcccacctaccatgggtttttttcgtcctccctcccacctcccagCGATTCCCCCCTGAACCGACGAGCAGCAAAAAAACTGAGATAGCGATGCCCCCAGGGTGCAAACCTCCGGTCGATCGATAGAAAAACGGATgtaaaaaaatctacgaaaattaACCAATGAAAAAAAAACCTACAAGGGCAGGTACGAGCGATTCCTCCTGCCCTCGAATTACTCGCACGCATGAGAAGTTCGCCGCTGTCATCCATCCCTACGTCGTTGCCGCTCAGGCACTTCAGCCCCGCCGCTGCATCCCTTCGCCGGTGCCCTCCCAGTTCAAAGCCGCCACCGCTTTGCTTCACGAACCGGCGGCGATCTACTTGTGGAGTCGCACGACGATCCCTTCCCTGATCCACCGCCGATCACTTTCAGGATCCGCCGAGGATCACTTCCAGGATCCGCCGCCGACCACTTCCAGGATCCGCCGCCGATCACTTCAAGGTTCCGCCGTGTACCGCCTACAAGATCCGCCGCCGACCGCTTCCAGGATCAGCAACCGAACGCGTCCAGGTTCGCGTCCAGTTATTATACAGTTTATACACATGTTTGCAATGTACTACTTTGACATTATAATCACTTAAGAAATACCATGGCTGATGAGAAACTCAGGAAACAACATGAAGGTCCATCCAATTGAATCTCAAACTTACCTCTCTGTCGACAGAGAAAATAAAAAACAATGGTTAAGCCCAGCTGCAATTAATTGATACTTGATGAAGAAGCTGATAATACTTTCAGGCACAGGTGATATCTTTTAGATAGCTGATATAGAAGTTGACATCTTTTATATAGCATTTTCTTAAGCTCCTGCATTTTGAGATCTTTTATATAGAAGCTTCCTTGGGGAGGGGACAAATCACAAATGCAAAATTTGTTATCACACTGTAACCGATCACACAATAACCCATACTACAAGAAAGAATCAGCAGGAATCAGCAGCAGAATACACAAGATAGAAAAACAAAATTGCATCATGATATCTTTAAAAGAAATTAGAAGCAAGCAATTCCAAGAAGGAAATCATGAAGGCCCAGATAGTAGGATCAGTGCCAGATCAAAACTGCAAGCAAGCATTTCAAGCACAATATACAAAACCAAACAGCAAATTAGCTCAAGCAGATTTATTGGAAAACGTATAGTATGCGAAGTATTTGTTATAGTAACCTGACTATAGATTACTCCTTAATGTGCAAAGTTCACAGTACTGATTTCCTAGATGTTGTATCAATGTGATCTAAGTGATTTGTAAAGATAACCTGAATAAACATAACCTGAGGTGATTTGTATAAATGAAAAACAAAGAACTATAAAGAACATGCTGCTAAATGACCATTCACATCAAGCAAAGTTATCTTCTTCACAGGGAGCTGCCGTTACATATGTGCTTATGGGGAACTCAAAAAGCAAGGCAAGTGAACATCAACCAGACGAGGACTTACCTACAGGTATAATTCACACTATCTGAAATTTCGGCGCATGCGAGTTGTCCATTACTGACGGTGCGACAAATGTTGAAGAATGTTATGCAAGCATCACACCCGTAGCTGAAAATGTTGACGATAGTTACACAATGCATCCAGGTATAAGGCTGTGTGAATCATGCTGATAATGTTACCTCCTAAAGTACTCTttctttgaaattcattccatgTACTGGAAGCATAATTCATAAAATTCCTAACAACTACTCCTGCTGCACGAATAATTGAGTGAGTTAAGCATGCAGAGATACCTGCCACTGCTTGTTTCACATTGATGGCTTTCAGTTGATCGATGGATTCAGAGTTCTGTTGCCGACACTCCCTGTTTCTTGGCTTGCTCAACAAATAAAGCAAATGATGTATTTAAATAAGAGGAGGGGAAACCAATCAAGCAAGCAGGGTAAGAGAGCTTTGGAGGGGCTTACCATCACCTGTCAAGTAGCAGTTGCTGAGACGGTCGATGGAGATGCCGATGTCGCCGGCGCGGGGGCGTTCCGCTTTCTTTGCCAGCTGCTGCAGCGGGAGGCGGGCCACGACGGCGCGTGCTTTGAGCCGGACGAGAGCACCGTCGTGTGCCCAGCCGGTGGCAGCGTTGGGGACTTGGGGACGAACGGCCAGCGCATGCCATGCCGTAGAGTTGGGGAGCAGTCGTCGCTCCTGGCCGTGGCTGTGAGGCCGGGTCACGGCGCCGCGGCTCATCAGGGAAGAGGAAACCACACCAAGGAGGAAattaaaggaagaagaagaggaggagaggggGCAGATCAAGTTAAATTagaagaggaggagaagggggAGCGGCGTACGGGAGCTGCTGGCGATGCAGATCGAGCCGCCGTGCTTCGGATCCACCTGCCACCTCGCCGGAGACGAACACCGCCGCAGATGCGAAGGGAACAGGACCGGACCGAGCACCCGCGCCCGTCCCCGTTGGTTGCGCTGCACATAGCTCGTCGGAGCCCCTAGCCGTGCCGATGCGGTGGTCCGTGGGCAGAGTCGCACGGTCGATGCGCGCGGCTATGCGGCGGGGGAGGTGAGATGGCCGAGATGTTGGAGTGAGTGGAGAAGAGAGGTGAATGAGCCACAAGACTGGCCGTGGCATGGGACTGATGCGGTGGTCGGCGGGCGGAATCACGCGGTTGTGGGCTCGGCGAGTCGCGGGGCGATGCGGCAGGGCGAGGGGAGAGGGCGAGAGGTGGCGGGTGAGTGGAGAGGACTGGTGAGTGAGCCCCAAGATCTGCCGCGGCATGGGACAGATCCGGCGGTCGGCAGGTGGAGTCGCGCGGGGGCCGGCTCGTCGAGGCACGCGGCGATGCGGCAGGGGAGGGGCAACTGCGAGAGGAAGTGAGTGGGTGGAGGTGAGAGTGGTGAGTGAGTGGAGGGGAGAGTAGTAAGTGAGTGGGGTTAGGGTTGGGATGCGGCAAGGGGAGAGGAAAAGCCGAGCGGTGGCCAGTGAGCCCAGAGGCCAGCGTGCCAGGTGGGCCGTCGAGCCGGCCCGTGAGGCAACTTTGCCGTGCCTGGGCCGGGGAGGCCAGCACGCATGCCTGGGCGGGAAGTGTCGTGCCTGGCCCGTGTAATCCTGGCCGGGCCGTGCCATGACGGGTCGGCCCATTTGTCCAGGTATAATGTAATCCCTCAAAAAAAATACTATGGATAAGGTAATTTCTTTTATAGTTATTTTTTTAGGAGGCTAAGTTTGAGTGCTGGTTGGGTCGTGCTGGACAGCTAATTTGGGCCTTGTGTGCAAATTTTGCTTAACGATTGAAAtgctagacttgcatgtgtaggaaTTTATGATAAAAAAACATAGATATTAAAAGTATACATACCTCACAGAAACAATaaaagtgtgtgtatatatatatatatatatatatatatatatatatatataaaatatggttcataaaaataaatattttttataCTTACCTTTCATATACTAAGGGTATCACAATAAAATTGAGAGCAAAAACAAATATACTTGGTTGAAGAAGGTTTGTTTGCATGTTTTTTTCTCATCAAATATACACGGTAAATATCTAATGTTTTTTCTCATCTTAACATATGTTTTATTTATATTAATCCCTAATATTTCTCATATAAAAAACAGTTAGTAGGACTTGAGAAGCGTCGAAACTTGCACAGAAAAATCCATGCGTATATTGGCATGTGACGAGGGAGTATTGTTCACAAATCCtcctatacactacatggatctaagaTTTTGTATAAGTTATCGTAACTCTGCATTCTATGTGGCATTAGTATTAACATGCTGAAGCAATATTTAGTTTTTTACTTAGTCCATGATGCTAGAGTCAACAAGAGTTCAGAAGTTTTGCGAGAAGGAAACTACCCAGACGTTGGCAACAATATTTAATAGCTGGCCTGGGATGGACAACAATATCTCATCGTGCAACATGGTAAGTAAAGTATTTTGTatattgttatcatggtttattgttgtttctaatagctccacttgtagatttatcttccctatgcatACATCGGCCGATACATCTTGTACGTGATCGACAAAGAGGCACGTCGGATATATATTATGGaccctattcaaacatcacaatcgtCAGAGGGTAAAAATTTGAGGCATGTACTGAAATTAAAAACTTTtgcaagggatttcaaagaagcactcgaaatTAGGCTGCCTGGTTGGAATTCT
This window of the Triticum aestivum cultivar Chinese Spring chromosome 5D, IWGSC CS RefSeq v2.1, whole genome shotgun sequence genome carries:
- the LOC123125954 gene encoding F-box protein SKIP19-like, with product MDDAAPLVSEPPARDWSLLPLDVLSLIFPRVGAVDVLMGAGLACRSWLEAAKLLELWRAVDMDKHQVVFWKDDDVLCAMAKAAVDRSDGQLRSFAGKLFVTDELMKYIVERSPSLTTLRLVSCRDLFLGRVIQESSLLELRSLELYDISLTVGDLTVVLECCPLLEVLWVRNCFRIDEEDEHALPAKFSRIKTLTLL